Proteins encoded in a region of the Eulemur rufifrons isolate Redbay chromosome 15, OSU_ERuf_1, whole genome shotgun sequence genome:
- the SMLR1 gene encoding small leucine-rich protein 1 codes for MQLTMSSVLSMQLTTSSVLSAFLGELPGWFLFFGIFLPVTLLLLLLIAYFRIKLIEVNEELSQTSDRQHNCKDGSSLSQRRKRR; via the exons ATGCAGCTGACCATGAGCTCTGTGCTGTCTATGCAGCTGACCACGAGTTCTGTGCTGTCGGCTTTCCTGGGAGAGCTCCCCGGCTGGTTCCTTTTCTTTGGGATCTTCCTGCCTGTGACcttgctgctgctcctcctcatTGCCTACTTCAGGATCAAACTGATTGAGG ttaatgAAGAACTGTCCCAGACTTCTGACCGACAACACAATTGCAAGGATGGCTCTTCCCTGTCCCAAAGAAGGAAGCGGAGGTGA